One Sporichthya brevicatena DNA window includes the following coding sequences:
- a CDS encoding cold-shock protein — translation MVQGTVKWFNGEKGFGFIAVEGQPDVFVHYSAINASGYRSLDENQRVELEITQGPKGPQAENVRPV, via the coding sequence ATGGTTCAGGGCACTGTGAAGTGGTTCAACGGCGAGAAGGGCTTCGGCTTCATCGCCGTCGAGGGCCAGCCCGACGTCTTCGTCCACTACTCGGCGATCAACGCCAGTGGCTACCGCTCCCTCGACGAGAACCAGCGCGTCGAGCTCGAGATCACCCAGGGCCCCAAGGGCCCGCAGGCGGAGAACGTCCGCCCGGTCTGA
- a CDS encoding helix-turn-helix domain-containing protein — protein sequence MGAPRITARDLVEILPTEVVTLARPGADRPVLGVEIIEAGGPTVAHHGELVLVVGHRDAGEVLDRLGELGNAAGVALRRKWADDAAVQRRCDELGLALLAVADDAPWSRVLAGMRSALDATAGPAESVDQVYGDLFELADRISTLLGAPVTVEDATSRVLAYSTGQEDVDDARLLSIVGRQVPREVREHFRSLGVFRHLASSDEPLAVPAGKDGTKPRLVLPVRAGSEWLGSVWAVVDEPVSPQRNAKLAAATQTLALLLLRLRAQSELQHHLELDRVRSLLRGVAGDRPVGLEEGPWRVAVLHGPDHLTAESRCELWTTLARRNGWGRPLVADADGVVYGILREEGAAPGSWQWLAMMVRQERADDPTIWTVAGRPVATLDRLPLSRTEADEVSRLPDEQVSKPVAAVESAWAHVVIARAMAGVAGSSPVAPLRIEDDRDEQLLATLEAVIDHWGQPQRAARALDVHPNTVRYRMGQIDEVCDADLEDPVQRLALKLEFLAERWRPSST from the coding sequence ATGGGAGCGCCCAGGATCACCGCTAGAGATCTGGTCGAGATCCTGCCGACCGAGGTCGTGACGCTCGCGCGGCCGGGAGCGGACCGTCCCGTGCTCGGGGTCGAGATCATCGAGGCCGGGGGTCCGACGGTCGCGCACCACGGGGAGCTCGTCCTCGTCGTGGGTCACCGGGACGCCGGCGAGGTGCTCGACCGGCTGGGTGAGCTCGGGAACGCGGCAGGCGTTGCGCTGCGGCGGAAATGGGCGGACGACGCCGCCGTGCAGCGGCGCTGCGACGAGCTCGGCCTGGCGTTGCTGGCGGTCGCGGACGACGCCCCGTGGTCCCGGGTGCTCGCGGGAATGCGGTCGGCACTCGACGCCACCGCGGGCCCCGCGGAGTCGGTCGACCAGGTCTACGGCGACCTGTTCGAGCTGGCCGACCGGATCAGCACCCTGCTCGGCGCGCCGGTGACCGTCGAGGACGCGACCTCACGCGTCCTGGCGTACTCCACGGGCCAGGAGGACGTCGACGACGCGCGGCTGCTCAGCATCGTCGGACGCCAGGTGCCGAGGGAGGTGCGCGAGCACTTCCGGTCGCTCGGCGTCTTCCGGCATCTCGCGAGTTCGGACGAGCCGCTCGCCGTCCCGGCCGGGAAGGACGGCACCAAGCCGCGTCTGGTTCTCCCCGTACGTGCGGGCAGCGAATGGCTCGGATCGGTGTGGGCGGTGGTGGACGAGCCGGTGAGCCCGCAGCGCAACGCGAAGCTCGCGGCCGCGACGCAGACGCTGGCGCTGCTCCTGCTGCGGCTCCGGGCGCAGAGCGAGCTGCAGCATCACCTCGAGCTCGACCGCGTGCGGTCGCTGCTGCGCGGGGTCGCCGGGGACCGGCCCGTGGGCCTCGAGGAGGGACCGTGGCGGGTGGCGGTCCTGCACGGTCCCGACCACCTGACCGCGGAGTCGCGGTGCGAGCTGTGGACCACCCTGGCCCGCCGCAACGGCTGGGGACGGCCGCTGGTCGCGGATGCGGACGGCGTCGTCTACGGGATCCTGCGCGAGGAGGGTGCCGCGCCCGGCAGCTGGCAGTGGCTGGCGATGATGGTGCGTCAGGAACGCGCGGACGACCCGACGATCTGGACCGTCGCGGGCCGCCCGGTGGCGACGCTCGACCGGCTGCCGCTCTCGCGGACCGAGGCCGACGAGGTCAGCCGACTTCCGGACGAACAGGTGAGCAAGCCGGTCGCGGCGGTCGAGTCGGCGTGGGCCCACGTGGTGATCGCGCGGGCGATGGCCGGGGTCGCGGGATCGTCGCCCGTCGCGCCGCTGCGCATCGAGGACGACCGCGACGAGCAGCTCCTCGCGACGCTGGAGGCGGTCATCGACCACTGGGGCCAGCCGCAGCGCGCGGCGCGGGCGCTGGACGTCCACCCGAACACCGTCCGGTACCGGATGGGGCAGATCGACGAGGTGTGCGACGCCGACCTCGAGGACCCTGTGCAGCGCCTCGCGCTCAAGCTGGAGTTCCTGGCCGAGCGGTGGCGGCCCAGCTCGACCTGA
- a CDS encoding NAD(P)/FAD-dependent oxidoreductase has translation MGSRQIPPRRVGVLGAGMVGLSTGWFLQEHGVEVTVLDRAGVAAGSSWGNAGWLTPSMAVPLPEPSVLRYGIRAVLSPSSPVYVPPTTDRTLLTFLAQFARNCTPARWQRAMQALIPLNNGALAAFEELEHGGVRARTREAEPFTAAFRTEADSRALLEEFAHIRASGQAVDFEVISGAAARRDEPALSAEIGLAVRIHGERFLDPAAYVDALAESFLARGGEIVVDEEVAHVHADANGVSIGERRFDAVVLATGARLNHLARRFGVRRIVQAGRGYSFTVKVDDLPRGPVYFPTQRLACTPLGERLRIAGMMEFRDVDAPRDPRRIGALVDQAQVLLRGAHLDQREDEWVGARPCTADGLPLIGVTTDPRVFVAGGHGMWGMTLGPVTGKLLAAQIATAERPAALDAVDPLR, from the coding sequence ATGGGAAGCAGGCAGATACCTCCGCGTCGGGTAGGGGTCCTCGGGGCGGGGATGGTGGGGCTCTCGACCGGGTGGTTCCTGCAGGAGCACGGGGTCGAGGTGACGGTGCTCGACCGGGCCGGGGTGGCGGCGGGGTCGAGCTGGGGAAACGCGGGCTGGCTGACGCCGAGCATGGCGGTGCCGCTGCCGGAGCCGTCGGTCCTCCGGTACGGAATACGGGCGGTGCTCAGTCCGTCGTCCCCGGTCTACGTCCCGCCGACGACGGACCGGACACTTCTGACCTTCCTCGCCCAGTTCGCCCGCAACTGCACGCCGGCCCGGTGGCAACGCGCGATGCAGGCACTGATCCCGCTGAACAACGGCGCACTCGCGGCGTTCGAGGAACTGGAGCACGGCGGCGTGCGCGCCCGCACCCGCGAGGCCGAGCCGTTCACCGCGGCCTTCCGCACGGAAGCCGACAGTCGCGCGCTGCTCGAGGAGTTCGCGCACATTCGCGCGAGCGGCCAGGCCGTCGACTTCGAGGTCATCAGCGGCGCCGCGGCGCGCCGTGACGAGCCCGCGCTGTCCGCCGAGATCGGCCTCGCCGTCCGCATCCACGGCGAGCGGTTCCTCGACCCCGCGGCCTACGTCGACGCACTCGCCGAGTCTTTCCTCGCGCGCGGCGGCGAGATCGTCGTCGACGAGGAGGTCGCCCACGTGCACGCCGACGCGAACGGCGTCAGCATCGGCGAGCGCCGGTTCGACGCCGTCGTCCTCGCCACTGGCGCTCGCCTCAACCACCTCGCCCGCCGCTTCGGCGTCCGGCGCATCGTGCAGGCCGGGCGGGGCTACTCGTTCACCGTCAAGGTCGACGACCTGCCGCGCGGGCCCGTCTACTTCCCGACGCAGCGCCTCGCCTGCACGCCGCTCGGCGAGCGGCTCCGCATCGCCGGAATGATGGAGTTCCGCGACGTCGACGCCCCGCGCGACCCCCGCCGGATCGGTGCCCTGGTCGACCAGGCACAGGTGCTGCTCCGCGGCGCCCATCTCGACCAGCGCGAGGACGAATGGGTCGGCGCGCGCCCCTGCACCGCCGACGGGCTCCCGCTGATCGGCGTCACGACGGACCCGCGCGTCTTCGTCGCCGGCGGCCACGGGATGTGGGGCATGACGCTCGGACCGGTCACCGGCAAGCTCCTCGCCGCCCAGATCGCGACCGCCGAGCGCCCCGCGGCGCTCGACGCCGTCGACCCGCTGCGCTGA
- a CDS encoding nucleotidyl transferase AbiEii/AbiGii toxin family protein gives MSRYDKPPSNLRSLRDRLTQTAQREGLVFGRLQQHVAVLVVAQFASRSAGDTGPPMLLVKGGSSLELRCGVADSRTSRDLDVVARRDLAEVHERLAEAGERGWSGFTATFTAPEEIEVPGLPIKPRRFVAKLSYRGQPFASVPIEAAAVEAGNALSFDAISSEALSLIGIPGAGAIPCMTVPWQIAQKLHACTATLSPPKSNDRAHDLVDLQLLEALLGEVELHETRAACIAVFATRAQQSWPPAISVYPHWAAIYQRALEGLDHLDLAATVDEAADHVGD, from the coding sequence GTGAGCCGCTATGACAAGCCGCCGTCCAACCTGCGGTCGTTGCGCGATCGCCTCACCCAGACCGCGCAGCGCGAGGGCCTGGTGTTCGGTCGACTCCAACAGCATGTGGCGGTCCTGGTCGTCGCGCAGTTCGCCTCGCGGTCGGCTGGTGACACCGGCCCTCCGATGCTGTTGGTCAAGGGTGGGTCCTCGTTGGAGCTGCGCTGCGGAGTGGCTGATTCGCGAACCTCGCGTGACCTTGACGTCGTCGCCCGCCGGGATCTCGCCGAGGTTCACGAACGTCTTGCCGAGGCCGGCGAGCGTGGCTGGTCGGGCTTCACCGCGACGTTCACCGCGCCGGAGGAGATCGAGGTGCCTGGTCTGCCGATCAAGCCTCGGCGCTTCGTCGCCAAGCTGAGTTACCGCGGACAACCCTTCGCCTCGGTGCCCATCGAGGCGGCAGCCGTGGAAGCAGGTAACGCGCTCTCGTTCGACGCCATCAGCTCCGAAGCGCTGAGCCTGATCGGGATCCCCGGCGCCGGCGCCATTCCGTGCATGACCGTTCCATGGCAGATCGCCCAGAAGCTGCACGCCTGCACCGCTACCTTGTCGCCGCCGAAGTCGAACGACCGGGCCCACGACCTGGTGGACCTCCAGCTGCTCGAAGCCCTTCTCGGCGAGGTCGAACTTCACGAGACCCGAGCAGCTTGCATCGCGGTCTTCGCAACTCGAGCCCAGCAGTCCTGGCCGCCGGCGATCTCGGTGTATCCCCATTGGGCCGCCATCTACCAACGCGCGCTCGAAGGGCTCGATCACCTCGATCTCGCCGCGACCGTCGACGAGGCTGCCGATCACGTGGGGGATTGA
- a CDS encoding type IV toxin-antitoxin system AbiEi family antitoxin domain-containing protein: MRLWDRLVERAAEQHGYLTTRDARDLGVDPTQLRLLAARGRLERTGRGVYRVPVLPRGVHDELAAAIAWTLGRGVVSHESALALHGLADVNPSRVHLTVPRDNHPRAAGGALYRTHRRELDPADVTRVDSLPVTTVARTIRDCAATGTDPYQLRRAIDAAEREGTLRRATAAELRASLDRAKRGRPRREPL, translated from the coding sequence ATGCGGTTGTGGGACCGTCTCGTGGAGCGTGCTGCCGAGCAGCATGGTTACCTCACGACCCGGGACGCACGAGACTTGGGAGTCGACCCGACACAGTTGCGGCTGTTGGCTGCTCGGGGGCGCCTGGAGCGGACCGGACGCGGGGTTTACCGAGTGCCGGTGCTACCGCGAGGCGTTCACGACGAACTCGCCGCAGCCATCGCGTGGACGCTCGGACGGGGTGTGGTCTCCCACGAATCAGCGCTCGCATTGCACGGGCTCGCCGACGTCAATCCCTCTCGGGTCCACCTCACCGTTCCCCGGGACAACCATCCGCGGGCGGCGGGCGGTGCGCTCTACCGAACCCACCGGCGCGAACTCGACCCTGCTGATGTCACGCGGGTCGACTCCCTTCCAGTGACGACGGTGGCGCGCACGATCCGGGACTGCGCCGCCACGGGAACGGACCCGTACCAACTGCGGCGTGCGATCGACGCCGCTGAACGCGAGGGCACGCTGCGACGCGCTACCGCCGCGGAACTGCGTGCCTCGTTGGACCGGGCGAAGCGGGGCAGACCTCGTCGTGAGCCGCTATGA
- a CDS encoding enoyl-CoA hydratase/isomerase family protein yields the protein MLEEDLGEGVLRVTLNRPARLNAYNSTLCRDLRAAIDRYDRDDSARVMILTGAGRGFCAGGDVAGDDPEMARELAGQMGRAQNLKHDLHAVALDLMRLDKPVIAAVNGAAVAGGLTLALLADIRIAGESAKLGDTSGRVGLLPDEGGAWLFPRVIGFEAAFRMVAVSEVYDARRAQSLGLVSEVVPDVGLQERAVELARTLALRSPIAVRVAKRLMRDAMSSTFETALSEAALAVMFVNTGPDAQEGMRAFREHRPPRFGGQ from the coding sequence GTGCTGGAGGAGGACCTCGGCGAAGGCGTCCTTCGTGTGACGCTGAATCGACCGGCTCGACTCAACGCGTACAACTCGACGTTGTGCCGGGACCTGCGCGCAGCGATCGACCGTTACGACCGGGACGACTCCGCCCGCGTGATGATCCTGACCGGGGCGGGGCGCGGGTTCTGCGCCGGTGGTGACGTCGCCGGCGACGACCCGGAGATGGCGCGCGAACTCGCAGGGCAGATGGGGCGGGCACAGAACCTCAAGCATGATCTCCACGCCGTTGCGCTGGACCTGATGCGTCTGGACAAGCCCGTGATCGCGGCAGTCAACGGGGCGGCCGTGGCGGGTGGGCTGACCCTCGCACTGCTTGCGGACATTCGCATTGCGGGGGAGAGCGCCAAGCTGGGCGACACGAGCGGTCGAGTCGGTCTGTTGCCGGATGAGGGTGGGGCCTGGCTCTTTCCACGAGTTATTGGCTTCGAGGCTGCGTTCCGGATGGTCGCGGTCTCCGAGGTGTACGACGCGAGACGTGCTCAAAGCCTCGGGTTGGTCAGTGAGGTCGTTCCGGACGTTGGCCTGCAGGAACGTGCGGTCGAACTGGCGCGGACCCTGGCGCTGCGGTCCCCGATCGCGGTACGCGTGGCCAAGAGGCTGATGCGGGACGCCATGTCGAGCACGTTCGAAACCGCGTTGTCGGAAGCCGCACTCGCGGTGATGTTCGTCAACACCGGACCAGACGCTCAGGAAGGGATGCGGGCCTTCCGGGAGCACCGGCCGCCCCGCTTCGGTGGCCAGTAG
- a CDS encoding thioesterase family protein, with protein MIEGVSVPESPLEVLIPQRHEGNRFRATAPCPPAQSRVFGGNLIALMVNAASAVHPGRVLRSAQAHFLAPVAPEEELELAVHTVRAGRRSATVAVDVTGGRSRAVTAMLNLGAEEESDGLMAETIGRGVTIDDPADHRADVPLELDTSSIDQWFSFKRAHGETDHPMWVRAKAPVNRESAVVPEAILAALTDIGLVRVAWLAARPTEAAHSLPAGTSAQHSVWIHSATIPDDWLLLRAAAFAGNPHRVLVRATLEARAGDLLATAVQEVRLRTSLNSTTGIDPSAG; from the coding sequence ATGATCGAGGGCGTGTCTGTACCGGAGAGTCCGCTGGAGGTGCTGATCCCGCAGCGGCACGAGGGCAATCGGTTCCGCGCGACTGCGCCCTGCCCCCCGGCCCAGTCTCGTGTTTTCGGCGGGAACCTGATTGCGCTCATGGTCAACGCCGCGAGCGCGGTTCATCCGGGTCGGGTACTGCGCTCGGCTCAGGCTCACTTCCTGGCGCCGGTGGCGCCGGAAGAGGAGCTGGAGCTGGCCGTGCACACGGTACGCGCCGGACGTCGCTCGGCGACGGTGGCGGTGGATGTGACCGGAGGTCGAAGTCGGGCCGTCACCGCCATGCTGAACCTCGGAGCGGAAGAGGAGTCCGACGGCTTGATGGCCGAAACGATCGGCCGGGGGGTGACGATCGACGATCCTGCCGACCACCGTGCCGACGTCCCCCTCGAGCTGGACACGAGCTCGATCGATCAGTGGTTCTCCTTCAAGCGTGCCCATGGTGAAACAGACCATCCGATGTGGGTCCGGGCCAAGGCGCCCGTCAACCGAGAGAGCGCCGTCGTCCCGGAGGCGATCCTCGCTGCCCTTACGGACATTGGCCTGGTGCGCGTTGCGTGGCTGGCGGCACGACCGACTGAGGCCGCGCACTCGCTGCCGGCCGGCACGAGTGCACAGCACTCCGTGTGGATCCACTCCGCCACCATTCCCGACGACTGGCTGCTCCTCAGGGCGGCGGCGTTCGCCGGCAACCCGCATCGCGTTCTTGTGCGGGCCACCTTGGAAGCACGAGCCGGTGATCTTCTCGCAACAGCCGTTCAGGAGGTTCGGCTCCGTACGAGCCTGAACTCGACAACTGGCATCGACCCTTCGGCAGGTTAG
- a CDS encoding acyl-CoA dehydrogenase family protein produces MSHEEERLALTETVRSALAKPISGGSPRDVLWTRLAREIGLSALGLPSSCGGVGGLTEIVLVMEEIGRALSDVPFLASTVLAAPILAEHATDHLAKAALNDVTAGHRSAAVAFDLSGSVVVGPSESDGARQLSGLVADVVDGMTADVLLVVGQVAHEDVVLLVEEGGAVRREAVPSFEPGRDLATLILDGVPARQLSLGPDAQALRLSALDRAALAHAAESVGIAAKVLDQTVEYVKQRRQFGRPVGEFQAVRHACAEMFIAVETARALVRQVAQAADAGIGIQPLACSSALHYCSEIARSVCSTGIHLHGGIGFTWEYDLHRYFKRASLLRNLPVGVDTHEARIRGALVGVDQ; encoded by the coding sequence ATGAGCCACGAAGAAGAGCGCCTGGCGCTCACGGAAACGGTGCGCTCGGCGCTGGCGAAGCCGATCTCCGGCGGGTCGCCCCGAGACGTGCTGTGGACGCGGCTCGCTCGTGAGATCGGGCTGAGCGCGCTGGGGTTGCCGTCCTCGTGCGGCGGGGTCGGCGGCCTCACCGAGATCGTGCTCGTCATGGAGGAGATCGGTCGCGCGTTGAGCGACGTACCGTTCCTCGCGTCGACGGTGCTGGCGGCGCCGATCCTCGCCGAGCACGCGACCGATCACCTGGCCAAGGCGGCGCTGAACGACGTGACGGCCGGACACCGGTCCGCCGCCGTCGCCTTCGACCTCTCCGGGTCCGTCGTCGTCGGCCCGTCGGAGTCCGACGGCGCTCGCCAACTCTCCGGTCTCGTCGCCGATGTCGTCGACGGCATGACGGCAGACGTCCTCCTGGTCGTCGGTCAGGTCGCGCACGAGGACGTCGTTCTCCTGGTGGAGGAGGGCGGCGCAGTGCGCCGCGAAGCGGTGCCGTCCTTCGAGCCGGGCCGGGACCTGGCCACCCTGATCCTCGACGGAGTGCCGGCGCGGCAGTTGAGCCTGGGACCGGACGCACAGGCGCTGCGGTTGAGCGCCCTGGACCGGGCCGCCCTGGCGCATGCGGCGGAGTCCGTCGGCATCGCCGCCAAGGTGCTGGACCAAACGGTGGAGTACGTCAAACAGCGGCGACAGTTCGGGCGCCCGGTGGGAGAGTTCCAGGCCGTCCGGCACGCCTGCGCGGAGATGTTCATCGCGGTGGAGACAGCCCGCGCGCTGGTCCGCCAGGTGGCGCAGGCCGCGGATGCCGGCATCGGCATCCAACCGCTGGCGTGCTCGAGCGCCTTGCACTACTGCAGCGAGATCGCGCGGTCGGTGTGCAGCACGGGGATCCACCTGCACGGGGGTATCGGCTTCACCTGGGAGTACGACCTCCATCGCTACTTCAAGAGGGCCAGCCTGCTGCGGAACCTCCCCGTCGGGGTCGACACCCATGAGGCGCGAATCCGCGGGGCGCTCGTCGGCGTCGACCAATGA
- a CDS encoding AMP-binding protein, with translation MADTLTWQLVAAAAADRPRATAICDGETRLDYAEYWARSLRLVGSMQALGLGPGQSVVYQVPNWWESLVVHQAVAAAGGVSVPVPTTFARRELLTVLEQVRPVMIIVADHFRGVDLRTQMQDVAVELGLEVPLVVVRPAAPGSESDLAALLGPDVECGCPVPRAPDDICAVIYTSGSTSVPKGVLHTHEALVHEVRSRVAPFSLNRDDSVFMPSSLAHIAGLSYGVHLPALLGIPVVLQEVWDPPAAAELIERHGCTVMNGVTVMLAGLVDAYERRQSDSTLRVFACGGAPIGTELVRRATERLGAHVTRAYGCSEFPTLTWSTPGTDLHRVTSTEGRLVDHTCARVVDSTGSPVETGAVGELEAFGPERCVGYLDATLNAELFTDDGWVRTGDLASLDADNYLTIRGRKKDIIVRAGENISAAEIEAILRERDEVLDVAVLAVPDPVVGERACAVLQVPPGAEVTVATVARWMAESGLSKRKWPEVVHCLHDLPRTSSGKVAKTALLDVVLQGQEI, from the coding sequence TTGGCCGACACGCTGACCTGGCAGCTCGTGGCAGCGGCGGCCGCCGACCGTCCCAGGGCCACGGCGATCTGTGACGGCGAGACGCGTCTGGACTATGCCGAGTACTGGGCCAGGTCGCTCCGACTCGTCGGAAGCATGCAGGCGCTCGGACTCGGACCGGGCCAGTCGGTCGTGTACCAGGTGCCGAACTGGTGGGAGTCCCTCGTCGTGCATCAGGCCGTGGCGGCCGCCGGCGGGGTGTCCGTTCCGGTGCCGACCACCTTTGCGCGGCGTGAGCTTCTTACGGTTCTGGAACAGGTCCGCCCGGTGATGATCATCGTCGCCGATCACTTCCGGGGCGTGGACCTGCGCACGCAGATGCAGGACGTGGCCGTCGAGCTCGGCCTCGAGGTTCCGCTGGTGGTGGTGCGGCCGGCGGCCCCCGGCTCGGAGTCCGACCTCGCCGCGCTGCTCGGACCGGATGTGGAGTGCGGTTGTCCGGTCCCCCGGGCCCCGGACGACATCTGCGCCGTGATCTACACCTCGGGCTCGACCTCGGTCCCCAAGGGTGTCCTGCACACCCACGAGGCGCTGGTCCACGAGGTCCGGAGCCGCGTAGCCCCGTTCTCGCTCAACCGCGACGACTCGGTGTTCATGCCATCCTCCTTGGCCCACATCGCCGGCCTGTCCTACGGAGTGCATCTCCCAGCGCTGTTGGGAATCCCGGTCGTGCTCCAGGAGGTGTGGGACCCGCCGGCCGCCGCCGAACTCATCGAACGGCACGGCTGCACCGTCATGAACGGTGTCACGGTGATGCTGGCCGGCCTTGTTGATGCGTACGAGCGTCGGCAGAGCGACTCGACGCTGCGCGTGTTCGCCTGCGGAGGTGCGCCCATCGGTACGGAGCTGGTGCGTCGAGCGACCGAACGCCTGGGCGCGCACGTCACCCGGGCTTATGGGTGCAGCGAGTTTCCGACCCTGACGTGGAGTACTCCAGGAACAGACCTTCATCGCGTGACGTCGACGGAGGGCCGACTCGTCGATCACACCTGTGCCCGGGTCGTCGACTCGACCGGTTCGCCGGTCGAGACGGGAGCCGTCGGCGAGCTCGAGGCCTTCGGTCCGGAGCGGTGCGTCGGCTACCTCGACGCAACGCTGAACGCGGAACTGTTCACAGACGACGGCTGGGTCCGCACCGGGGACCTGGCATCGCTCGACGCGGACAACTACCTGACGATCCGCGGGCGCAAGAAGGACATCATCGTGCGGGCCGGGGAGAACATCAGCGCCGCAGAGATCGAAGCCATCCTCCGTGAGCGCGACGAGGTACTCGACGTCGCCGTCCTCGCTGTGCCCGATCCGGTCGTGGGTGAGCGAGCCTGCGCCGTCCTCCAGGTTCCCCCGGGCGCAGAGGTCACCGTGGCCACCGTCGCGCGATGGATGGCGGAGAGCGGCCTGTCCAAACGCAAGTGGCCCGAGGTGGTCCACTGCCTTCACGATCTGCCGCGGACGTCCTCGGGAAAGGTCGCGAAGACCGCTCTGCTGGATGTCGTTCTGCAGGGTCAGGAGATCTGA
- a CDS encoding enoyl-CoA hydratase-related protein, translating to MTATPVAVEIRDHIATVTVSRPPVNAVDRATNELLRDTFRSFADNRDVRVVVFTGAGDRAFIAGADLKEQQQLASSSPPILPASAELDRGRAVREAFLAIRDCAVPVIGAINGPAIGAGMAYAAMCDVLFAVETATFSAPEIGVGLLGAYSHLQRLVGPYRARSLFLSGGSVSAHELQRLGTVEEVVGSADLLRTVYELAGRIAAASPIAVRLAKEVIARTEGLPLGDAYRLEQDYTTRLRGFADSKEALLARAEGRAPRWSWE from the coding sequence GTGACCGCGACGCCGGTGGCGGTGGAGATCCGCGACCACATCGCGACCGTGACGGTCTCCCGTCCGCCGGTGAACGCCGTCGACCGCGCCACCAACGAGTTGCTCCGGGACACCTTCCGGTCCTTCGCCGACAACCGCGACGTCCGCGTGGTCGTGTTCACCGGCGCCGGTGACCGTGCCTTCATCGCCGGAGCGGATCTGAAGGAGCAGCAGCAGCTCGCCTCGAGCAGCCCGCCGATCCTGCCGGCCTCGGCCGAACTCGATCGCGGACGCGCAGTGCGGGAGGCCTTCCTCGCGATCCGGGACTGCGCAGTCCCGGTGATCGGCGCGATCAACGGGCCGGCCATCGGCGCGGGTATGGCGTACGCGGCGATGTGTGACGTGCTGTTCGCAGTGGAGACCGCTACGTTCTCGGCGCCGGAGATCGGTGTCGGCCTTCTCGGCGCGTACTCCCACCTTCAACGACTCGTCGGCCCCTACCGCGCGCGCTCCCTCTTCCTCAGCGGAGGCAGCGTCAGCGCCCACGAGCTCCAGCGGCTCGGCACGGTCGAGGAAGTCGTCGGGTCGGCGGATCTGCTCCGCACGGTGTACGAGCTCGCCGGTCGGATCGCGGCCGCGAGCCCGATCGCGGTGCGACTGGCCAAGGAGGTGATCGCGCGGACCGAGGGCCTTCCGCTGGGGGACGCCTATCGACTCGAGCAGGACTACACGACCCGGCTGCGTGGGTTCGCCGACTCGAAGGAGGCGCTGCTCGCCCGAGCAGAGGGCCGGGCGCCGCGCTGGAGCTGGGAATGA